In Amaranthus tricolor cultivar Red isolate AtriRed21 chromosome 3, ASM2621246v1, whole genome shotgun sequence, a single window of DNA contains:
- the LOC130807942 gene encoding uncharacterized protein LOC130807942, with product MGICSSCESTAVVTAKVVLPDGRLEEYSYPVKVSYLLSKDPNVFICNSDEMDFDGVVSAIRDDDELELGSLYFALPKSKLSRPLQAEEMAALAVKANSALLKSRSGDKCGCRKRHGFFGGDGEEKYTAKVADVGSAAGRRMRSIGNGNGNRNRSRRNGNGAQKLFIANLTAIPE from the coding sequence ATGGGTATATGTAGTTCTTGCGAATCGACGGCAGTTGTAACGGCCAAAGTTGTATTACCAGATGGAAGACTAGAGGAATATTCTTACCCAGTAAAAGTTTCTTATCTTCTATCTAAAGATCCCAATGTTTTTATTTGTAATTCCGATGAGATGGATTTTGACGGCGTCGTTTCAGCTATTCGAGATGATGATGAGCTTGAACTTGGATCTCTTTATTTTGCTTTGCCTAAGTCTAAACTTAGCCGACCACTTCAAGCCGAAGAAATGGCGGCTCTGGCAGTTAAAGCTAATTCGGCTTTGTTGAAAAGCCGGTCCGGAGATAAATGTGGATGCCGAAAACGTCATGGGTTTTTTGGCGGGGATGGGGAGGAGAAATATACTGCTAAGGTGGCGGATGTGGGGTCCGCTGCTGGACGACGAATGAGAAGTATTGGGAATGGGAATGGGAATCGGAATCGCAGTAGACGGAATGGGAATGGAGCACAGAaattgtttattgctaatttaACTGCAATTCCTGAGTAA